A region from the Pempheris klunzingeri isolate RE-2024b chromosome 17, fPemKlu1.hap1, whole genome shotgun sequence genome encodes:
- the s1pr5a gene encoding sphingosine 1-phosphate receptor 5a — MATESFHAAYAAVAPSAIPMSPSTGNLFHEYQSNAVIIAHYNYTGKLNESKYKDGLKPEAIVFLLVCLLIVAENAVVLLTIWKNKKFHVPMYYLLGNLTLSDLLAGFTYMVNIIMSGANTLNMTPVLWFLREGGVFIMLAASVISLLAIAIERHVTMVRMKPYQGDKQGRMFALIGASWVLSVFLGVLPVLGWNCMGQLDKCSTVLPLYAKSYILFCITIFSFVLMSIVVLYVRIFRIVKSNTQRLASVPQRKGLYRKSQKYMALLKTVTIVLGVFIACWLPLFIFLLLDFCCPAKSCEVLLKADYFLGIAMFNSLLNPIIYTLTSKDMRKAILRLLCRHCLLTKDGQVKKIGVPFLECSTSKTDAASHRLEGLETTVSSGNFTPSTIKAIYPRMSKT; from the coding sequence ATGGCCACAGAGTCTTTCCACGCTGCCTATGCTGCCGTAGCCCCTTCCGCCATCCCCATGTCCCCCTCCACAGGAAACCTGTTTCATGAGTACCAGAGCAATGCGGTCATCATAGCACACTACAACTACACAGGCAAGCTGAATGAGAGCAAGTACAAAGACGGACTCAAACCAGAGGCCATTGTGTTCCTGCTGGTCTGCCTGCTCATAGTGGCAGAAAACGCTGTGGTGCTTCTGACGATCTGGAAGAACAAGAAGTTCCATGTGCCCATGTACTATTTACTGGGCAACCTGACTCTGTCTGACCTGCTCGCAGGTTTCACCTACATGGTAAACATCATAATGTCAGGCGCCAACACCTTAAACATGACCCCGGTGCTGTGGTTCCTGAGGGAAGGCGGGGTGTTCATCATGCTGGCTGCGTCGGTCATCAGCCTGCTTGCCATCGCCATAGAGCGCCATGTTACCATGGTGAGGATGAAGCCGTATCAGGGGGACAAACAGGGGCGGATGTTTGCCCTGATTGGAGCGAGCTGGGTGTTGTCTGTGTTCCTGGGCGTCCTGCCTGTCCTGGGCTGGAACTGCATGGGACAGCTGGACAAGTGCTCCACGGTCCTCCCACTCTACGCCAAGAGCTACATCCTCTTTTGCATCACCATCTTCAGCTTCGTCCTCATGTCCATCGTGGTGCTGTACGTCCGCATCTTCCGCATCGTCAAGTCCAACACCCAGCGCCTCGCTTCGGTTCCGCAGCGCAAAGGCCTCTACCGCAAGTCCCAGAAGTACATGGCCCTGTTGAAGACAGTTACCATAGTCCTGGGGGTCTTCATCGCATGTTGGCTGcccctcttcatcttcctccttctgGACTTCTGCTGTCCAGCCAAAAGCTGCGAGGTGCTCCTTAAGGCAGACTATTTCCTGGGCATCGCTATGTTCAACTCCCTTCTGAACCCCATCATCTACACCCTGACCAGCAAGGACATGAGGAAGGCCATTCTCAGGCTGCTCTGCCGACACTGCCTCTTAACCAAAGACGGACAGGTGAAGAAGATCGGGGTGCCCTTCCTGGAGTGCAGCACCAGTAAAACTGATGCAGCCTCTCATAGACTGGAGGGACTGGAGACCACAGTATCCTCCGGTAACTTTACCCCCTCTACTATCAAAGCCATTTACCCCAGGATGTCTAAAACATGA